In one window of Primulina tabacum isolate GXHZ01 chromosome 8, ASM2559414v2, whole genome shotgun sequence DNA:
- the LOC142552983 gene encoding 4-hydroxy-tetrahydrodipicolinate reductase 2, chloroplastic-like, with amino-acid sequence MAFLADISLNITSAISQLSNLPLPSSFSRLESSVGIRSGHSRKLFVTMSGASVQSVALSHSAVSKNVGIPVMVNGCTGKMGRAVLEAAISAGLDPVPVALGGPDDAGKIVDAGGKQIEVHGHTDREKILASTFDDYPNLIVVDYTVPTAVNENAALYCKVGVPFVIGTTGGDRELLYKTVEDSKVYAVISPQMGKQVVAFLAAIKIMAEQFPGAFSGYKLEVMESHQASKLDISGTAKDVISSFRKLGVSYELDQVLQIRDPKLQTEMVGVPEEHLSGHAFHMYHLSSPDGTVSFEFQHNVCGRSIYAEGTVDAVLFLAKKVESNSDKKIFNMIDVLREGNMR; translated from the exons ATGGCTTTCTTGGCTGATATCTCGCTAAATATCACCTCTGCAATTTCGCAGCTCAGTAATCTACCCCTTCCGTCTTCATTCTCGCGGCTTGAAAGCTCAGTAGGAATTAGGTCTGGCCACAGTCGAAAGCTTTTCGTGACAATGTCAGGCGCCTCAGTTCAGTCTGTGGCATTGTCTCATTCGGCTGTGTCAAAAAATGTTGGGATTCCTGTCATG GTCAACGGTTGTACAGGAAAAATGGGAAGGGCTGTTCTTGAGGCAGCTATATCTGCTGGACTTGATCCTGTACCTGTGGCATTAGGAGGTCCAGATGACGCTGGAAAAATTGTGGATGCCGGTGGAAAACAGATTGAAGTGCATGGTCATACGGATAGAGAAAAGATTCTGGCTTCTACATTTGATGATTACCCGAATTTGATCGTCGTCGACTACACTGTTCCGACTGCTGTTAATG AAAATGCTGCTCTATATTGCAAAGTTGGGGTACCCTTTGTGATAGGAACCACTGGAGGAGACAGGGAGCTGCTCTATAAGACTGTGGAGGACTCAAAGGTTTATGCTGTGATCTCACCTCAAATGGGAAAGCAG GTGGTAGCATTTCTTGCAGCCATTAAAATTATGGCAGAACAATTTCCTGGAGCATTTTCTGGGTATAAGTTAGAG GTGATGGAGTCCCATCAAGCAAGTAAATTGGACATTTCTGGAACTGCCAAGGATGTTATCTCTTCCTTTCGGAAACTTGGAGTTTCCTACGAACTAGATCAG GTATTGCAAATTCGAGATCCCAAGTTACAAACCGAGATGGTGGGAGTCCCGGAAGAGCATTTATCTGGTCATGCATTTCACATGTATCATCTGTCATCACCTGACGGCAC TGTTTCCTTTGAGTTTCAGCACAATGTTTGTGGTAGATCAATCTATGCAGAAGGTACTGTGGATGCAGTTCTTTTTCTTGCCAAGAAG
- the LOC142554416 gene encoding uncharacterized protein LOC142554416 isoform X1 — MASNSSSSIYIGNIDDRVGERVLYDILIQAGRVVDLHIPRDRETGKPKGFAFAEYESEEIAEYAVKLFSGLVTLYKKTLKFGISGQDKPSVSLHIPTSPTVNSSFKPRPHPLPGNHGEFSPQSVGLPSSRHFPEHKSNHGRVPFDVSERHPHPTMYNDDIDYSRSHRFYLSTLDNLSRSRSRRHDMRDY, encoded by the exons ATGGCTAGCAACTCGAGTTCCTCCATATATATTG GAAACATTGATGATAGAGTGGGTGAAAGAGTACTGTATGATATTCTCATTCAAGCTGGCCGTGTTGTCGATTTGCATATCCCCCGAGACAGGGAAACTGGCAAGCCAAAAGGCTTTGCATTTGCTGAATATGAGTCAGAAGAGATTGCAGAGTATGCTGTCAAGCTTTTCTCCGGTCTAGTGACACTCTACAAAAAAACATTGAAGTTTGGG ATTTCTGGCCAGGACAAGCCATCTGTGAGTTTACACATACCGACATCACCCACTGTTAATTCTTCGTTCAAACCGAGGCCACATCCTCTACCAGGTAATCATGGGGAATTCTCACCACAATCTGTGGGATTACCATCATCACGTCATTTTCCGGAGCACAAAAGTAATCATGGGCGAG TTCCCTTTGATGTATCTGAACGCCACCCCCACCCAACCATGTACAACGATGATATCGATTACAGCCGCAGCCACAGATTTTATTTATCCACATTGGATAACCTCAGTCGTTCTAGGTCACGACGACATGATATGCGTGACTATTAA
- the LOC142554416 gene encoding uncharacterized protein LOC142554416 isoform X2, which yields MDIFPCPGNIDDRVGERVLYDILIQAGRVVDLHIPRDRETGKPKGFAFAEYESEEIAEYAVKLFSGLVTLYKKTLKFGISGQDKPSVSLHIPTSPTVNSSFKPRPHPLPGNHGEFSPQSVGLPSSRHFPEHKSNHGRVPFDVSERHPHPTMYNDDIDYSRSHRFYLSTLDNLSRSRSRRHDMRDY from the exons ATGGATATATT TCCTTGTCCAGGAAACATTGATGATAGAGTGGGTGAAAGAGTACTGTATGATATTCTCATTCAAGCTGGCCGTGTTGTCGATTTGCATATCCCCCGAGACAGGGAAACTGGCAAGCCAAAAGGCTTTGCATTTGCTGAATATGAGTCAGAAGAGATTGCAGAGTATGCTGTCAAGCTTTTCTCCGGTCTAGTGACACTCTACAAAAAAACATTGAAGTTTGGG ATTTCTGGCCAGGACAAGCCATCTGTGAGTTTACACATACCGACATCACCCACTGTTAATTCTTCGTTCAAACCGAGGCCACATCCTCTACCAGGTAATCATGGGGAATTCTCACCACAATCTGTGGGATTACCATCATCACGTCATTTTCCGGAGCACAAAAGTAATCATGGGCGAG TTCCCTTTGATGTATCTGAACGCCACCCCCACCCAACCATGTACAACGATGATATCGATTACAGCCGCAGCCACAGATTTTATTTATCCACATTGGATAACCTCAGTCGTTCTAGGTCACGACGACATGATATGCGTGACTATTAA
- the LOC142552984 gene encoding SUN domain-containing protein 4-like, translated as MQRSRRALLQRRALEKAIYGRNQLYKVSLSFVIVLWGLVFLLNIWIGHGDGRKDEYLELSFDTRTRNEDKGACDGDSNSVLHENRHYSDGTESEVCFVKSSVSDTETVFSNVEKQGTLGSISHESESALNLNLPAYSEKEKHKNDRSLHAATIGLDEFRNKALSSRSRYLSDESGSIMHKVEPGGTEYNYALASKGAKVLSYNKEAKGASNILSSDKDKYLRNPCSTDEKFVVIELSEETLVDTIELANFEHHSSNLKDFELLGSAVYPTDSWAELGNFTAANVKLAQRFVLPDPKWVRYLKLNLLTHHGSEFYCTLSVLEVYGVDAVEKMLEDLISVQDKLLVSEETSSEQKPVSSMQNPREDLIDKPEASIGTTDVKVGSVPDLFEEIKGQQVNRMHGDSVLKILMKKVRSLDLNVAVLERYSEELNSRYSEIFKQFEKEIGDKGLLLDNILLDTQGFSKSKDDMIKEIGDILSWKALVSMQLDIIIKENSRLSLEVERVGRNQLHLENKGIIVFVVCLCFGFVALMRLMIEMIWPPRQLNVEKSGASSPSPSPWFCLLLSTTLTMIILSL; from the exons ATGCAGAGGTCACGCAGAGCTCTTCTACAAAGAAGAGCTTTGGAGAAGGCTATTTATGGACGAAACCAATTATATAAGGTTTCTCTTTCATTTGTAATTGTTCTATGGGGTCTTGTGTTCCTCTTGAATATATGGATTGGACATGGTGATGGTCGAAAAG ATGAATATCTAGAACTTTCTTTTGATACAAGAACAAGGAATGAAGACAAAGGGGCGTGTGACGGGGATTCAAATTCTGTATTACATGAGAATAGGCATTACTCGGATGGAACTGAATCTGAAGTTTGCTTTGTTAAGTCATCCGTTAGTGATACGGAAACAGTTTTCAGTAATGTTGAAAAACAGGGTACATTGGGAAGTATAAGCCACGAGTCTGAATCTGcactaaatttaaatttaccCGCATATTCAGAAAAGGAAAAACATAAAAATGATCGGTCATTACATGCAGCAACAATTGGCCTCGATGAATTTAGGAACAAAGCATTGAGTTCTAGAAGTAGATATCTTAGTGACGAGTCTGGAAGCATTATGCATAAAGTAGAGCCCGGGGGAACAGAATACAATTATGCTTTGGCATCAAAAGGAGCAAAGGTCTTGTCTTACAACAAGGAAGCTAAGGGTGCTTCAAATATCTTAAGTAGTGATAAGGACAAGTACCTTCGAAATCCGTGCTCTACCGATGAGAAGTTTGTCGTGATAGAACTTTCCGAAGAAACCTTGGTGGATACTATTGAACTAGCAAATTTCGAGCATCATTCCTCCAATCTAAAAGATTTCGAACTACTAGGGAGTGCTGTTTATCCTACAGATTCATGGGCTGAGCTTGGAAATTTTACTGCTGCAAATGTGAAGCTTGCTCAAAGATTCGTTCTTCCAGACCCAAAATGGGTGAGATATCTTAAGCTAAATCTTCTTACTCATCATGGTTCAGAGTTCTACTGCACACTCAGTGTTCTTGAGGTATATGGAGTTGATGCTGTTGAGAAAATGCTTGAAGACCTCATTTCAGTTCAAGATAAGCTATTAGTATCTGAAGAAACATCAAGTGAACAAAAGCCTGTGTCAAGCATGCAAAACCCACGCGAAGATTTAATTGATAAACCCGAAGCCTCTATTGGAACAACTGACGTGAAAGTTGGAAGTGTTCCCGACCTATTTGAAGAAATCAAGGGACAACAGGTTAACAGGATGCATGGAGACAGTgttcttaaaattttaatgaaaaaagTTAGATCTTTGGATTTGAATGTAGCTGTTCTGGAGCGATATTCAGAGGAGCTGAACTCCAGATATTCTGAAATATTCAAACAATTCGAAAAAGAAATTGGAGACAAAGGTCTCCTGCTAGACAACATCTTGTTGGACACCCAAGGATTCTCGAAAAGCAAGGACGACATG ATTAAGGAGATCGGTGATATTTTGTCCTGGAAAGCCCTAGTTTCCATGCAGCTGGACATTATAATCAAAGAAAACTCCCGTCTTAG TCTGGAGGTGGAAAGAGTTGGGAGGAATCAGTTGCATTTGGAGAATAAGGGGATCATCGTTTttgttgtatgtttatgtttcgGATTCGTAGCTCTCATGAGGTTAATGATAGAGATGATATGGCCACCCCGGCAACTGAATGTGGAGAAGTCCGGGGCGTCTTCTCCTTCTCCTTCTCCTTGGTTTTGTCTATTGCTCTCGACGACGCTTACTATGATCATCCTCTCCTTATAG